A genomic segment from Klebsiella africana encodes:
- the ghrB gene encoding glyoxylate/hydroxypyruvate reductase GhrB yields the protein MKPSVILYKTLPDDLLQRLEEHFSVTQVKNLRPETVSQHAEAFAQAEGLLGSSEKVDAALLEKMPKLRATSTVSVGYDNFDVEALNARRVLLMHTPTVLTETVADTVMALVLSTARRVVEVAERVKAGEWTKSIGPDWFGTDVHHKTLGIVGMGRIGMALAQRAHFGFGMPILYNARRQHPQAEERFNARYCDLDTLLQEADFVCLILPLSEETHHLFGQAQFAKMKSSAIFINAGRGPVVDEQALIAALQAGEIHAAGLDVFEHEPLAKDSPLLSLPNVVALPHIGSATHETRYNMAACAVDNLIDALNGTVEKNCVNPQVK from the coding sequence ATGAAGCCGTCTGTCATTCTCTATAAAACACTTCCCGACGACCTGCTACAGCGTCTGGAGGAGCACTTTTCCGTCACTCAGGTGAAAAACCTGCGGCCGGAGACCGTTTCGCAGCACGCAGAGGCCTTTGCCCAGGCTGAAGGCCTCCTGGGCTCCAGTGAAAAGGTTGACGCCGCGCTGCTGGAGAAAATGCCGAAGCTGCGTGCGACCTCCACTGTTTCTGTTGGCTATGATAACTTCGACGTCGAGGCGCTGAACGCCCGCCGGGTGCTGCTGATGCATACCCCGACCGTACTGACCGAGACCGTCGCCGATACGGTCATGGCGCTGGTGCTGAGCACCGCGCGCCGGGTGGTGGAAGTGGCGGAGCGCGTCAAAGCGGGCGAGTGGACGAAGAGCATTGGCCCGGACTGGTTCGGCACCGATGTTCACCATAAAACCTTAGGTATCGTCGGCATGGGCCGCATCGGTATGGCGCTGGCGCAGCGCGCCCACTTCGGGTTCGGCATGCCGATCCTGTATAACGCCCGCCGCCAGCATCCGCAGGCGGAAGAGCGCTTCAACGCCCGCTATTGCGATCTCGATACCCTGCTGCAGGAAGCCGATTTCGTCTGCCTGATCCTGCCCCTGAGCGAAGAGACCCACCATCTGTTCGGTCAGGCGCAGTTTGCCAAAATGAAATCTTCTGCCATCTTCATTAACGCCGGGCGTGGTCCGGTAGTGGACGAGCAGGCGCTGATCGCCGCCCTGCAGGCCGGTGAGATTCACGCTGCCGGTCTTGATGTGTTCGAGCACGAACCGCTGGCCAAAGACTCACCGCTGCTGAGCTTACCGAACGTTGTCGCGCTGCCGCATATCGGCTCTGCCACCCATGAGACGCGCTACAACATGGCGGCCTGCGCGGTGGACAACCTGATCGATGCCCTGAACGGTACCGTTGAGAAAAACTGCGTCAATCCGCAGGTTAAATAA
- a CDS encoding MFS transporter: MNSSTNATKRWWYIMPIVFITYSLAYLDRANFSFASAAGITEDLGITKGISSLLGALFFLGYFFFQIPGAIYAERRSVRKLIFICLILWGGCASLTGIVHNIPALAAIRFILGVVEAAVMPAMLIYISNWFTKSERSRANTFLILGNPVTVLWMSVVSGYLIQAFGWREMFIFEGIPAVIWAFCWWVLVKDKPSQVGWLAESEKAALQEQLDREQQGIKAVRNYGEAFRSRNVILLCAQYFAWSIGVYGFVLWLPSIIRSGGENMGMVEVGWLSSVPYLAATIAMIVVSWASDKLQNRKLFVWPLLLIGGLAFIGSWAVGANHFWVSYTLLVIAGAAMYAPYGPFFAIIPEMLPRNVAGGAMALINSMGALGSFFGSWFVGYLNGATGSPAASYIFMGVALFASVWLTLIVKPANNQNLPLGAHHA; encoded by the coding sequence ATGAATAGTTCAACAAATGCAACAAAACGCTGGTGGTACATCATGCCGATCGTGTTTATCACGTACAGCCTGGCGTACCTCGATCGTGCCAATTTCAGCTTCGCCTCCGCGGCTGGCATTACCGAAGATTTGGGGATCACCAAGGGGATCTCTTCCCTTCTGGGGGCCCTGTTTTTCCTCGGCTACTTCTTCTTCCAGATCCCCGGCGCTATCTATGCAGAGCGCCGCAGCGTTCGCAAACTGATCTTTATCTGCCTGATCCTGTGGGGCGGTTGCGCCTCCCTGACCGGTATTGTGCATAATATCCCGGCGCTGGCGGCGATTCGCTTTATCCTCGGCGTCGTCGAAGCCGCGGTGATGCCGGCGATGCTTATCTATATCAGCAACTGGTTCACTAAATCAGAGCGCTCTCGCGCTAACACCTTCCTGATCCTCGGTAACCCGGTGACAGTCCTGTGGATGTCGGTGGTCTCCGGCTATCTGATTCAGGCTTTTGGCTGGCGGGAAATGTTCATCTTCGAAGGCATCCCGGCGGTGATCTGGGCCTTCTGCTGGTGGGTGTTGGTAAAAGACAAACCATCACAGGTGGGCTGGCTGGCAGAGAGTGAAAAAGCCGCGCTGCAGGAACAACTGGATCGTGAACAGCAGGGCATTAAAGCGGTGCGTAACTATGGCGAGGCCTTCCGCTCCCGCAATGTGATCCTGCTCTGTGCCCAGTACTTTGCCTGGAGTATCGGCGTATACGGCTTTGTACTGTGGCTGCCGTCGATTATCCGCAGCGGCGGTGAGAATATGGGGATGGTGGAAGTGGGCTGGCTCTCTTCCGTCCCGTACCTGGCGGCCACTATCGCCATGATCGTGGTTTCCTGGGCCTCGGATAAACTGCAGAACCGTAAACTGTTCGTCTGGCCGCTGCTGCTGATTGGCGGGCTGGCCTTCATCGGCTCCTGGGCGGTCGGTGCTAACCACTTTTGGGTCTCCTACACCCTGCTGGTGATAGCCGGGGCGGCAATGTATGCGCCTTACGGCCCCTTCTTCGCCATTATTCCGGAAATGCTGCCGCGCAACGTCGCCGGTGGGGCCATGGCGCTGATCAACAGTATGGGTGCTCTGGGCTCCTTCTTCGGCTCGTGGTTTGTCGGCTACCTGAACGGTGCCACCGGCAGCCCCGCAGCCTCCTATATATTCATGGGGGTGGCGCTTTTCGCGTCAGTATGGCTGACTTTGATTGTTAAGCCTGCTAATAATCAAAACCTTCCACTTGGCGCTCATCACGCCTGA
- a CDS encoding sugar kinase gives MENLDVITIGEAMAMFVATETGDLAEVEHFMKRVAGAELNVATGLARLGLKVGWVSRVGNDSFGRFVLNSLAKEGIDSHAVAIDNRFATGFQMKSKVENGTDPIVEYFRKGSAASHLSPDDFRADYFTSARHLHLSGVAAALSESSYALLEHAARVMKAEGKTLSFDPNLRPVLWKSEAEMVEKLNRLAFQADWVLPGLKEGVILTGQQTPEGIADFYLSRGVKAVVIKTGCDGAWFKSASGEQGTVDAIKVDNVVDTVGAGDGFAVGVISALLEGKTLLQAVNRGNKIGSLAIQVQGDSEGLPTRDALDE, from the coding sequence GTGGAAAATTTAGATGTCATCACCATCGGCGAAGCCATGGCCATGTTTGTCGCCACCGAGACTGGCGACCTGGCCGAGGTGGAGCATTTCATGAAACGCGTTGCCGGGGCCGAGCTAAACGTCGCCACCGGCCTCGCCCGCCTGGGGCTAAAGGTCGGCTGGGTGAGCCGCGTCGGCAACGACAGCTTTGGTCGCTTCGTGCTCAATTCGCTGGCGAAAGAAGGGATCGATAGCCACGCTGTGGCCATCGACAACCGCTTCGCTACCGGCTTTCAGATGAAATCGAAAGTCGAGAATGGAACCGATCCCATTGTGGAGTATTTCCGCAAAGGCTCTGCCGCCAGCCACCTGTCGCCGGACGATTTCCGCGCAGACTATTTTACCAGCGCCCGCCATCTGCACCTGAGCGGTGTGGCCGCTGCGCTCTCTGAAAGCTCTTACGCGCTGCTGGAGCACGCGGCAAGAGTGATGAAAGCCGAGGGAAAAACCCTCTCTTTTGACCCCAATCTGCGCCCGGTGCTGTGGAAAAGCGAAGCCGAGATGGTAGAGAAACTCAACCGTCTCGCCTTCCAGGCTGACTGGGTTTTGCCAGGCTTAAAAGAGGGCGTGATTCTTACCGGCCAGCAGACTCCGGAAGGAATTGCCGATTTCTATCTCTCCCGCGGCGTCAAAGCGGTAGTCATTAAAACGGGTTGCGACGGCGCCTGGTTCAAGAGCGCCAGCGGCGAGCAGGGAACGGTTGATGCGATTAAAGTCGATAACGTCGTCGATACCGTCGGCGCCGGCGACGGCTTTGCCGTCGGGGTGATCAGCGCCCTGCTGGAAGGCAAAACCCTGCTTCAGGCGGTGAACCGCGGCAATAAAATCGGTTCGCTGGCGATTCAGGTCCAGGGCGACAGTGAAGGTTTACCCACCCGCGACGCGCTGGATGAATAA
- a CDS encoding sugar phosphate isomerase/epimerase family protein, translating into MARKIIVVTAAYGNDHVKSLGGQAAVLPFIADAGADGVEIRRELFSAEELNALPALAATIERHGLLVCYSAPQALFSDNGELNPQLPSLLAEAQTLNALWLKLSLGHFLHNQQLDTLRAILSDSGMALVVENDQTDCGQLAPMQRFKAACRVHQLPITLTFDMGNWLWVGDSPEEAARHLAPAVSYIHVKAAEPHHEKFRAVPPDQAAERWLALLDNLPADAPRGIEFPLTGHDLTAVTRRYVNLLRED; encoded by the coding sequence ATGGCCAGAAAAATTATTGTCGTTACCGCTGCATATGGTAACGACCATGTTAAATCCTTAGGCGGGCAGGCCGCCGTCCTGCCGTTTATCGCCGACGCCGGCGCGGACGGCGTCGAAATCCGCCGCGAACTGTTCAGCGCGGAAGAGCTCAATGCCCTGCCAGCGCTGGCGGCCACCATTGAGCGCCACGGCCTGCTGGTCTGTTACTCCGCGCCACAGGCGCTGTTCAGCGACAACGGCGAGCTTAACCCGCAACTCCCGTCGCTGCTCGCGGAAGCACAGACCCTGAATGCTCTGTGGCTGAAACTCTCTCTCGGCCATTTCCTTCACAATCAACAGCTGGACACCCTGCGCGCGATCCTCAGCGACAGCGGCATGGCGCTGGTGGTAGAGAATGACCAGACCGACTGCGGCCAGCTGGCGCCGATGCAGCGCTTCAAAGCCGCCTGCCGGGTCCATCAGCTGCCGATCACCCTCACCTTTGATATGGGCAACTGGCTGTGGGTCGGCGACTCGCCGGAAGAGGCGGCCCGCCATCTTGCGCCAGCGGTCAGCTATATTCATGTTAAAGCGGCGGAGCCTCATCATGAGAAATTCCGCGCGGTACCGCCGGATCAGGCTGCCGAACGCTGGCTGGCCCTGCTCGATAATCTTCCCGCCGATGCGCCGCGTGGGATCGAGTTTCCGCTGACTGGCCATGACCTGACGGCCGTGACCCGCCGCTACGTCAACCTGTTACGTGAGGATTAA
- a CDS encoding LacI family DNA-binding transcriptional regulator yields MAKAARATISDVAKAAKTGKTSISRYLNGEKHLLSDDLLSRIEKAIAELDYRPSLMARGLKHGRTRLIGLIIADITNPYSVNVMSGIEAACREKGFTLLVCNTNNELDQELHYLDLLRSYQVEGIVVNAVGMREDGLNRLQQSALPMVLIDRKIPDFACDVVGLDNAQAATTATEHLVEKGFEAILFLSEPLGSVNTRRERLSAFRATLARHHGVVAENAEVQLNDGAMLDNVLRQFHARHRGMRKAVISANGALTLQVARALKRVGLIWGSDIGLLGFDELEWAELAGVGITTLKQPTWQIGYAAVEQVIRRIAGTNDPIRERVFSGELIVRGSTSR; encoded by the coding sequence ATGGCGAAAGCGGCGCGTGCAACCATTAGCGATGTGGCGAAAGCCGCAAAGACCGGCAAAACCAGCATTTCACGTTATCTTAACGGCGAAAAGCATCTGCTTTCCGACGACCTGTTATCTCGTATTGAAAAAGCCATTGCCGAACTCGACTATCGCCCCAGCCTGATGGCCCGCGGTCTCAAGCACGGCCGAACCCGACTTATTGGCCTGATCATCGCCGATATCACCAATCCCTACTCGGTCAATGTCATGAGCGGCATTGAAGCGGCCTGCCGGGAAAAAGGCTTCACCCTGCTGGTATGTAACACCAATAACGAGCTGGATCAGGAGCTGCACTACCTGGACCTGCTGCGCAGCTACCAGGTGGAGGGTATTGTCGTCAACGCGGTCGGCATGCGGGAGGATGGCCTGAATCGCCTGCAGCAGTCGGCCCTGCCGATGGTGCTGATTGACCGTAAAATCCCCGATTTCGCCTGCGATGTGGTCGGGCTTGATAACGCCCAGGCGGCCACCACCGCCACCGAACACCTGGTGGAAAAAGGTTTTGAGGCCATCCTGTTTCTCAGCGAACCGCTGGGCTCGGTGAATACCCGCCGCGAGCGCCTGAGCGCTTTCCGCGCCACGCTCGCCCGCCATCACGGCGTGGTGGCCGAAAACGCCGAGGTGCAGCTCAACGACGGCGCGATGCTGGATAATGTCCTGCGCCAGTTCCATGCCCGCCACCGCGGGATGCGCAAAGCGGTGATCTCCGCTAACGGCGCACTGACGCTGCAGGTGGCCCGCGCCCTGAAGCGCGTCGGCCTGATCTGGGGCAGCGATATCGGCCTGCTGGGCTTCGACGAACTGGAGTGGGCGGAGCTGGCCGGCGTCGGTATTACTACCCTCAAACAACCGACGTGGCAGATCGGCTACGCGGCGGTGGAACAGGTGATTCGGCGCATTGCCGGCACTAACGATCCTATCCGCGAGCGGGTATTTTCCGGCGAGCTTATCGTCCGCGGATCAACCTCCCGTTAA
- a CDS encoding OmpA family lipoprotein, with protein MKKRVLMIAALVSGTLAISGCTTNPYTGEREAGKSGIGAGIGSLVGAGVGALSSSKHDRGKGALIGAAAGAALGGGIGYYMDVQEAKLREKMQGTGVSVTRNGDNIVLNMPNNVTFDSNSANLKPAGANTLTGVAMVLKEYEKTAVNVVGYTDSTGSKDLNMRLSQQRADSVASALITQGVAANRIRTTGMGPANPIASNSTAEGKAQNRRVEITLSPLQ; from the coding sequence ATGAAAAAACGCGTACTTATGATTGCGGCGCTGGTCAGCGGCACCCTGGCGATTTCTGGCTGCACCACCAACCCCTATACCGGTGAGCGTGAAGCGGGTAAATCCGGTATTGGCGCAGGCATTGGCTCTTTAGTGGGCGCAGGCGTCGGCGCGCTTTCCTCTTCCAAACACGATCGCGGCAAAGGCGCGCTGATTGGCGCAGCGGCCGGCGCGGCGCTCGGCGGCGGCATCGGTTACTACATGGACGTGCAGGAAGCGAAGCTGCGGGAAAAAATGCAGGGAACCGGGGTCAGCGTGACGCGAAATGGCGACAACATCGTGCTGAACATGCCGAATAACGTCACCTTCGACAGCAACAGCGCCAACCTGAAGCCGGCCGGCGCCAACACCCTGACCGGCGTGGCCATGGTGCTGAAGGAGTATGAAAAAACCGCCGTTAACGTCGTCGGCTACACCGATAGCACCGGCAGCAAGGATCTGAACATGCGTCTGTCGCAGCAGCGTGCGGACAGCGTCGCCAGCGCGCTGATCACCCAGGGCGTGGCGGCCAACCGCATTCGCACCACCGGCATGGGCCCGGCGAATCCGATCGCCAGCAACAGCACGGCGGAAGGCAAAGCGCAGAACCGTCGCGTGGAAATCACCCTCAGCCCGCTGCAGTAA
- a CDS encoding molybdopterin guanine dinucleotide-containing S/N-oxide reductase, whose translation MPTSSATKTILTAAHWGPMLVETDGENVLSSRGALATPFANSLQTAVRDQVHSKTRVRYPMVRKGFLASPDQPQGIRGQDEFVRVSWDQALDLIDAQHRRIRDSYGPASIFAGSYGWRSNGVLHKAATLLQRYMSLAGGYTGHLGDYSTGAAQAIMPYVVGGNEVYQQQTSWPLVLEHSEVVVLWSANPLNTLKIAWNASDEQGIPWFDRLRQSGKRLICIDPMRSETVDFFGDAMEWIAPHMGTDVALMLGIAHTLVENGWQDDAFLTRCTSGYDIFARYLTGESDGVAKTADWAAAICGVEADKIRELAKLFHENTTMLMAGWGMQRQQYGEQKHWMLVTLAAMLGQIGTPGGGFGLSYHFANGGNPTRRAAVLGSMQGSVAGGVDAVEKIPVARIVEALENPGAEYQHNGMARRFPDIRFIWWAGGANFTHHQDTNRLIQAWQKPELIVISECFWTAAARHADIVLPATTSFERNDLTMTGDYSNQHLVPMKQVVAPRDEARDDFAVFADLSERWETGGRERFTEGKSDLQWLETFYQMASRRGAQQQVTLPPFAEFWQANQLIEMPEEPENARFARFAAFRADPQANPLKTASGKIEIYSPAIAAFGYADCPPHPMWLEPDEWHGNAEDGQLQLLSAHPAHRLHSQLNHTALRERYAVAGREPLTIHPQDAQARGIVDGDLVRVWNARGQVLAGAVVTEGIRPGVICLHEGAWPDLDPQVGICKNGAVNVLTKDIPTSRLGNGCAGNTALAWLEKYTGPALPLTAFEPPASA comes from the coding sequence TTGCCAACCTCATCTGCAACTAAAACCATCTTAACCGCCGCCCACTGGGGGCCGATGCTGGTGGAAACGGACGGAGAAAACGTCCTCTCTTCCCGCGGCGCGTTGGCGACACCGTTTGCCAATTCGCTGCAAACGGCAGTACGCGATCAGGTGCACAGCAAAACCCGCGTGCGCTACCCGATGGTGCGCAAAGGCTTTCTCGCCTCCCCGGACCAACCCCAGGGGATCCGCGGCCAGGATGAATTTGTGCGGGTGAGCTGGGATCAGGCGCTGGATTTAATTGATGCCCAGCACCGCCGCATTCGTGACAGCTACGGTCCGGCTTCCATTTTTGCCGGTTCCTACGGCTGGCGCTCTAACGGCGTATTGCATAAGGCGGCGACGCTGCTGCAGCGCTATATGAGCCTGGCGGGCGGCTATACTGGCCATCTTGGCGATTATTCCACCGGCGCGGCGCAGGCGATCATGCCCTACGTCGTGGGCGGCAATGAGGTATATCAGCAGCAGACCAGCTGGCCGCTGGTGCTCGAGCATAGCGAGGTGGTGGTGCTGTGGAGCGCCAATCCGCTGAACACGCTGAAAATTGCCTGGAACGCCTCCGATGAGCAGGGGATCCCGTGGTTTGACCGGTTGCGTCAGAGCGGCAAGCGTCTGATCTGCATCGATCCCATGCGATCGGAAACCGTCGATTTCTTTGGCGACGCGATGGAGTGGATCGCCCCGCATATGGGCACCGACGTCGCGCTGATGCTGGGGATCGCCCATACGCTGGTGGAAAATGGCTGGCAGGATGATGCGTTTCTTACCCGCTGCACCAGCGGCTACGACATCTTTGCCCGCTATCTGACCGGTGAAAGCGACGGCGTAGCGAAAACCGCCGACTGGGCAGCGGCAATCTGTGGCGTTGAAGCAGATAAGATCCGTGAACTGGCGAAACTTTTCCACGAAAATACCACTATGCTGATGGCCGGCTGGGGTATGCAGCGTCAGCAGTATGGCGAGCAGAAACACTGGATGCTGGTCACCCTGGCCGCCATGCTGGGTCAGATTGGCACCCCCGGTGGCGGGTTTGGTCTTTCCTACCATTTCGCCAACGGCGGTAACCCAACGCGCCGCGCGGCGGTGCTGGGCTCGATGCAGGGGAGCGTGGCGGGCGGTGTGGATGCCGTGGAGAAGATCCCGGTCGCGCGGATCGTCGAGGCGCTGGAAAATCCGGGGGCGGAGTATCAGCACAACGGCATGGCGCGCCGCTTCCCCGATATTCGCTTTATCTGGTGGGCCGGCGGCGCCAACTTTACCCATCATCAGGACACCAACCGGCTGATTCAGGCGTGGCAGAAACCAGAGCTCATCGTCATTTCCGAATGCTTCTGGACCGCCGCCGCGCGCCATGCCGATATCGTCCTGCCGGCGACCACCTCGTTTGAGCGCAACGATCTGACCATGACCGGGGACTACAGTAATCAGCATCTGGTGCCGATGAAGCAGGTGGTTGCCCCGCGAGATGAAGCGCGCGACGATTTCGCGGTCTTTGCCGACCTCAGCGAACGCTGGGAAACGGGGGGCCGCGAACGCTTCACCGAAGGGAAGAGTGATTTGCAGTGGCTGGAGACCTTCTATCAGATGGCCTCCCGGCGCGGCGCCCAGCAGCAGGTGACGCTGCCGCCGTTTGCCGAATTCTGGCAGGCTAATCAGCTGATTGAGATGCCGGAGGAGCCGGAGAATGCCCGTTTTGCGCGTTTCGCGGCCTTCCGCGCCGATCCCCAGGCTAACCCACTGAAAACGGCGAGCGGTAAAATAGAGATCTACTCGCCGGCCATCGCCGCTTTTGGCTACGCTGACTGCCCGCCGCACCCGATGTGGCTGGAGCCCGACGAGTGGCACGGCAACGCTGAAGACGGGCAGCTGCAGCTGCTGTCAGCCCATCCGGCCCACCGTCTGCATAGTCAACTGAATCATACCGCGCTGCGCGAACGCTATGCCGTCGCCGGGCGCGAACCGTTGACTATTCATCCGCAGGATGCGCAGGCGCGCGGGATTGTCGATGGCGATCTGGTGCGGGTATGGAACGCCCGCGGTCAGGTGCTGGCCGGCGCCGTGGTGACGGAGGGGATCCGCCCGGGGGTGATTTGCCTGCATGAAGGGGCGTGGCCCGACCTGGATCCGCAGGTGGGCATCTGCAAAAACGGGGCGGTGAACGTCTTAACCAAAGATATCCCGACATCCCGGCTCGGCAACGGCTGTGCCGGGAACACCGCCCTGGCGTGGCTGGAGAAATATACCGGCCCGGCGCTGCCGCTTACAGCTTTTGAACCGCCGGCCAGCGCATAA
- a CDS encoding N-acetyltransferase, with amino-acid sequence MIRKWDTEDTAPLLALWLESTIHAHPFISESYWRDSLAVVRDVYLPAASTWVWEQDGELKGFVSVLDSRFVGALFVAPDAIRQGIGRALLDEVKQHYAWLSLEVYQKNESAVSFYHAQGFRIEDCAWQDDTQHPTWIMRWPAVQKL; translated from the coding sequence ATGATCCGCAAGTGGGACACTGAAGATACCGCGCCGCTGCTGGCCCTGTGGCTGGAAAGCACGATTCATGCCCATCCTTTTATCAGCGAAAGCTACTGGCGCGACAGCCTCGCGGTGGTAAGGGATGTCTATCTTCCCGCCGCCAGCACCTGGGTCTGGGAGCAAGACGGTGAATTAAAAGGCTTTGTTAGCGTGCTGGACTCCCGCTTCGTCGGCGCGCTGTTTGTCGCGCCGGACGCCATCCGCCAGGGCATTGGCCGGGCGCTGCTGGATGAAGTCAAACAGCATTACGCCTGGCTGAGCCTCGAGGTTTACCAGAAGAACGAATCGGCGGTCAGCTTCTACCATGCGCAGGGCTTCCGGATTGAAGACTGCGCATGGCAGGACGACACTCAGCACCCGACGTGGATTATGCGCTGGCCGGCGGTTCAAAAGCTGTAA
- the tag gene encoding DNA-3-methyladenine glycosylase I, whose translation MQRCGWVSQDPLYIEYHDTEWGVAQRESRRLFEMICLEGQQAGLSWITVLKKRQNYRQAFHQFDPVRVAAMGEDDVEQLLQNAGIIRHRGKIQAIIGNARAYLAMEENGESFTDFVWSFVDNAPQVTRAATLAEIPTTTPASDALSKALKKRGFKFVGSTICYSFMQACGLVNDHVTGCFCHPGGQDDPQVGH comes from the coding sequence ATGCAGCGTTGCGGATGGGTGAGTCAGGATCCGTTATATATTGAATATCACGATACCGAATGGGGCGTCGCGCAAAGAGAATCCCGGCGATTGTTTGAAATGATCTGCCTTGAGGGCCAGCAGGCCGGTTTGTCGTGGATCACGGTGTTAAAGAAACGGCAGAACTACCGCCAGGCCTTTCACCAGTTCGATCCGGTGCGCGTGGCGGCAATGGGGGAAGACGATGTTGAGCAGTTGCTGCAGAATGCCGGGATTATCCGTCATCGGGGAAAAATTCAGGCCATTATCGGCAACGCCCGGGCGTATCTGGCGATGGAAGAAAATGGCGAGTCGTTCACTGATTTTGTCTGGTCTTTCGTCGACAATGCGCCGCAGGTGACCCGCGCCGCGACGCTGGCGGAAATCCCCACCACGACGCCGGCCTCCGATGCGCTGTCAAAAGCATTGAAAAAACGCGGCTTTAAGTTTGTCGGCTCGACAATCTGTTACTCCTTTATGCAGGCTTGTGGGCTGGTCAACGACCATGTCACCGGCTGCTTCTGTCACCCTGGAGGTCAGGATGATCCGCAAGTGGGACACTGA